In one Nicotiana sylvestris chromosome 8, ASM39365v2, whole genome shotgun sequence genomic region, the following are encoded:
- the LOC138875184 gene encoding uncharacterized protein: protein MIVGGVDIPQGPTFKCTKVTIIREKRTQNYLPEDTLSFNNEDAEGIEQPYKDALVISIIMNKIQVKRVLVDPGSSVNIIRSRVMEQLGLQDQIVPTTRVLSGFNMASETTKGEIMLLVNVARTIQEMKFHVIEGDMRYSALLGRPWIHNIPSTLHQVLKLPTPKEVKTVYGEQPATKEMFEIDEAIHVSTLTSTTGPQSRDKQKVK, encoded by the coding sequence atgatcgttggtgGGGTCGATATCCCTCAGGGTCCGACATTTAAATGCACCAAAGTCACAATTATAAGGGAGAAGCGTACCCAAAACTACTTACCAGAAGATACCTTATCGTTCAACAatgaggatgcagaagggatcgaacaGCCTTACAaagatgcactggtaatatctatcattatgaataaaattcaagttaaacgtgtgttggttgatccaggtagctcggtgAATATTATTCGATCGAGGGTCATGGAGCAACTTGGCCTTCAGGATCAAATCGTGCCTACAACTCGAGTGCTCAGCGGTTTCAACATGGcgagtgaaaccaccaaaggggaaatcatgtTGCTAGTAAACGTGGCCAGAACTATCCAGGAAATGAAGTTCCACGTGATCGAAGGTGATATGAGGTACAGTGCGTTGCTCGGAAGACCTTGGATCCATAATATACCTTCAACGCttcatcaagtcttgaaattACCAACACCAAAAGAAGTCAAAACGGTGTACGGCGAACAACCAGCAACTAAAGAGATGTTTGAAATCGATGAGGCGATACATGTATCGACTCTAACATCAACAACGGGACCACAATCAAGGGATAAGCAGAAGGTCAAATAA